From the genome of Lutzomyia longipalpis isolate SR_M1_2022 chromosome 2, ASM2433408v1, one region includes:
- the LOC129788512 gene encoding SWI/SNF-related matrix-associated actin-dependent regulator of chromatin subfamily A-like protein 1 produces MACSPEQIAAKKQQALERLRKNKETAAGVGATGFLSSPAKGTGSPIASGQFYGSPAGSSGAGILGNQKNLPGKPDNKAKQQPLKDNRIFSQPYTNKRDNVIPEKKKEVVPLALRTVCKCSMVSEDRFGVAISRFDDKITDAFRELPTRNFNRETKLWSFHVKDYEDFMKIMNKMQELVCVEELPAFIVKLFVRKKEEQRLDMSFLSSINPKLAGCLVDFQKEGVRFAIEKQGRCIIADEMGLGKTYQAIAVADFYRDDWPILICTTSSTKEVWAVKLQELLSRVSTTDIHMMDSTQTYLPNAAVYIATYTMMEKTTEQIAEKNCGIIIMDESHYLKNSKSKCTKAAMVLAKNARRVILLTGTPALSRPNELFSQLQMCDKSMFSYREYTKRYCDGKEGRFGWDASGKSNLTELNVLLTKKFMIRRTKGDVVKEISDKSRELIILDDALITRKDTFDDMTNVYGQSSGRKREEILLNFYSETAVAKVKAVCSYIKKVLKEQQKFIVFAYHRVMLEELSKCLDELNVSHIRIDGSTRSDVRHTMVQMFQTKPQYRVAVLSLKACNEGITLTAAQLVIFAELYWNPSTLAQGESRSHRIGQDGNVVVRYLLAKGTADDIIWQMINQKQNVLNKAGIGNEDFSNVASCTEITSTRKISEYFNKENAPNDVAAGPSSAPSNCDDDDLKKLLDDDADDLMMLLDDGEDDILAGIDC; encoded by the exons ATGGCATGCTCACCTGAGCAAATTGCTGCTAAAAAGCAACAAGCACTTGAACGATTGAGGAAGAATAAAGAAACCGCCGCGGGTGTTGGCGCCACTGGATTTTTATCATCTCCAGCAAAGGGTACAGGGAGCCCTATTGCTTCTGGTCAATTCTATGGCTCTCCTGCTGGATCAAGTGGCGCAGGAATCTTGGGTAATCAGAAGAATCTCCCGGGGAAGCCTGACAATAAGGCTAAGCAGCAACCACTGAAGGATAATCGAATTTTCTCCCAACCCTACACCAATAAGAGAGACAATGTGATTCcggaaaagaagaaggaagttGTGCCACTGGCCTTGCGTACCGTCTGCAAATGCTCAATGGTGTCTGAGGATAGATTTGGGGTGGCAATCTCCCGATTTGATGACAAGATCACTGATGCCTTTAGAGAGCTACCCACGCGGAATTTCAATCGAGAAACAAAACTCTGGTCCTTTCACGTGAAGGATTATGAGGATTTTATGAAGATCATGAATAAAATGCAGGAGCTGGTTTGTGTGGAGGAACTTCCGGCGTTCATTGTGAAACTCTTCGTGCGGAAGAAGGAGGAACAGCGATTGGATATGTCCTTCCTGAGTAGCATCAATCCAAAGCTCGCTGGATGCCTTGTTGATTTCCAAAAGGAAGGTGTGAGGTTTGCCATTGAGAAGCAAGGACGTTGCATCATTGCCGATGAAATGGGTTTGGGGAAGACATACCAGGCAATAGCAGTTGCTGATTTCTATCGCGATGACTGGCCCATTCTCATTTGCACCACATCGTCAACAAAGGAAGTTTGGGCGGTTAAGTTGCAGGAACTCCTGTCGCGAGTTAGTACAACGGATATACATATGATGGATTCAACGCAGACATACCTGCCCAATGCTGCAGTGTACATTGCAACGTACACAATGATGGAGAAAACTACGGAGCAGATTGCAGAGAAGAATTGTGGAATTATCATTATGGATGAGTCGCACTAcctcaaaaattccaaatccAAATGCACGAAAGCAGCCATGGTGCTGGCGAAGAATGCACGAAGGGTGATCCTACTCACCGGAACACCTGCCCTGTCGCGTCCTAATGAACTTTTTTCGCAACTTCAAATGTGCGACAAGTCAATGTTCTCCTACAGGGAGTACACCAAGCGCTATTGCGATGGGAAGGAAGGTCGTTTTGGTTGGGATGCGAGTGGAAAGTCAAATTTAACAGAACTCAACGTTCTTCTCACAAAGAAATTCATGATTCGTCGTACCAAAGGGGATGTAGTCAAAGAAATCAGTGATAAGTCCCGCGAGCTCATTATCCTCGATGATGCTTTGATTACACGAAAAGACACCTTTGATGACATGACCAATGTCTACGGGCAGAGCAGCGGGAGGAAGCGTGAGgagattcttttgaatttctacTCCGAAACGGCTGTGGCTAAGGTGAAAGCCGTCTGTTCGTACATAAAGAAAGTCCTGAAGGAGCAGCAGAAATTCATTGTCTTTGCTTATCATCGGGTAATGCTGGAAGAACTCTCCAAGTGCCTCGATGAGCTCAATGTCTCCCACATACGCATTGATGGGAGCACACGATCTGATGTGAGGCATACAATGGTACAGATGTTTCAAACAAAACCACAATACCGCGTTGCAGTGCTCTCCCTCAAGGCATGCAATGAGGGAATAACCCTCACAGCGGCACAATTGGTTATCTTTGCAGAACTCTACTGGAATCCAAGT ACCCTAGCACAAGGTGAGAGCCGCAGTCATCGCATTGGACAGGATGGAAATGTCGTTGTTCGCTACCTTCTGGCCAAGGGCACTGCAGATGACATCATATGGCAGATGATCAATCAGAAACAAAATGTACTCAACAAGGCTGGAATTGGCAATGAAGATTTCAGCAATGTGGCCTCATGCACTGAAATCACTTCCACGCGCAAAATTTCAGAGtatttcaataaagaaaacgCCCCAAATGACGTTGCTGCTGGCCCCTCAAGTGCCCCATCAAACTGTGATGATGATGACCTAAAGAAGCTCCTCGATGATGATGCAGATGACCTCATGATGCTCCTTGATGATGGTGAAGATGATATTTTGGCTGGAATCGACTGCTGA
- the LOC129788518 gene encoding homeotic protein caudal-like isoform X1 translates to MVSYYNTLTMYSKNPCTNLYPPPNHWYAPNYHQPPNPQLFAPDSEAQAQPMYYTHMFHQGSPDWPSHDNFSTPQNSLLHQSSSSGTSSGTPGLHLSHASSSTMGQSAGEHITPDGLTSIPSPPITVSGSEMSSPGAPNGAGSPHTMSRPVPVKSPYEWMKKTSYQNQTNPGRVNICSAPSLQDFSPLDPSGKTRTKDKYRVVYTDFQRLELEKEYHTSKYITMRRKSELAQSLSLSERQVKIWFQNRRAKERKQTKKHESNPSASQSHSSALGNMMETKPKIEPLHLQHPALHQMSAMGMGMSPMSLHPHTLHHHGHYGITPPPPSTPGQHLLGTQVNQPAASAGALI, encoded by the exons ATGGTGTCGTACTATAATACCTTGACAATGTATTCCAAGAATCCGTGCACCAACCTCTATCCGCCGCCAAATCACTGGTACGCTCCCAATTACCATCAACCCCCAAATCCGCAGCTCTTCGCCCCAGATTCCGAAGCCCAAGCACAGCCGATGTACTACACACACATGTTTCATCAGGGTAGTCCTGACTGGCCTAGCCACGACAATTTTTCAACGCCGCAGAATAGCCTTCTGCACCAAAGTTCATCCAGCGGCACAAGTAGTGGAACCCCAGGATTGCATCTCAGTCACGCTAGCTCTAGCACAATGGGGCAGTCAGCAGGGGAACATATCACTCCCGATGGACTCACTAGTATTCCATCGCCACCCATTACTGTCTCTGGGAGTGAGATGTCAAGTCCTGGGGCACCAAATGGAGCAGGATCCCCGCATACAATGTCCCGTCCAGTGCCTGTAAAGAGCCCATATGAGTGGATGAAGAAGACATCTTATCAAAATCAGACCAATCCAG GGCGAGTCAACATTTGCTCTGCACCTTCACTGCAAGATTTTTCACCTCTGGATCCAAGTG GTAAAACTCGGACAAAAGATAAATATCGAGTAGTTTACACGGATTTCCAGAGATTGGAATTAGAGAAGGAGTATCATACATCGAAGTACATTACAATGCGACGGAAGAGCGAGCTGGCACAATCATTGTCACTCTCGGAGCGACAGGTAAAGATTTGGTTTCAAAATAGGCGCGCCAAAGAGCGCAAGCAGACTAAGAAGCACGAATCGAATCCGTCGGCATCGCAGAGTCATTCAAGTGCATTGGGAAATATGATGGAGACAAAGCCGAAGATTGAACCGTTGCACCTCCAGCACCCAGCACTGCATCAAATGAGCGCTATGGGTATGGGCATGAGTCCCATGAGTCTCCACCCACATACCCTCCACCATCACGGTCACTATGGCATCACACCACCGCCCCCCTCGACACCTGGGCAGCATCTACTGGGTACCCAAGTGAATCAACCGGCTGCCTCAGCGGGTGCCCTCATCTGA
- the LOC129788518 gene encoding homeotic protein caudal-like isoform X2, translating to MVSYYNTLTMYSKNPCTNLYPPPNHWYAPNYHQPPNPQLFAPDSEAQAQPMYYTHMFHQGSPDWPSHDNFSTPQNSLLHQSSSSGTSSGTPGLHLSHASSSTMGQSAGEHITPDGLTSIPSPPITVSGSEMSSPGAPNGAGSPHTMSRPVPVKSPYEWMKKTSYQNQTNPGKTRTKDKYRVVYTDFQRLELEKEYHTSKYITMRRKSELAQSLSLSERQVKIWFQNRRAKERKQTKKHESNPSASQSHSSALGNMMETKPKIEPLHLQHPALHQMSAMGMGMSPMSLHPHTLHHHGHYGITPPPPSTPGQHLLGTQVNQPAASAGALI from the exons ATGGTGTCGTACTATAATACCTTGACAATGTATTCCAAGAATCCGTGCACCAACCTCTATCCGCCGCCAAATCACTGGTACGCTCCCAATTACCATCAACCCCCAAATCCGCAGCTCTTCGCCCCAGATTCCGAAGCCCAAGCACAGCCGATGTACTACACACACATGTTTCATCAGGGTAGTCCTGACTGGCCTAGCCACGACAATTTTTCAACGCCGCAGAATAGCCTTCTGCACCAAAGTTCATCCAGCGGCACAAGTAGTGGAACCCCAGGATTGCATCTCAGTCACGCTAGCTCTAGCACAATGGGGCAGTCAGCAGGGGAACATATCACTCCCGATGGACTCACTAGTATTCCATCGCCACCCATTACTGTCTCTGGGAGTGAGATGTCAAGTCCTGGGGCACCAAATGGAGCAGGATCCCCGCATACAATGTCCCGTCCAGTGCCTGTAAAGAGCCCATATGAGTGGATGAAGAAGACATCTTATCAAAATCAGACCAATCCAG GTAAAACTCGGACAAAAGATAAATATCGAGTAGTTTACACGGATTTCCAGAGATTGGAATTAGAGAAGGAGTATCATACATCGAAGTACATTACAATGCGACGGAAGAGCGAGCTGGCACAATCATTGTCACTCTCGGAGCGACAGGTAAAGATTTGGTTTCAAAATAGGCGCGCCAAAGAGCGCAAGCAGACTAAGAAGCACGAATCGAATCCGTCGGCATCGCAGAGTCATTCAAGTGCATTGGGAAATATGATGGAGACAAAGCCGAAGATTGAACCGTTGCACCTCCAGCACCCAGCACTGCATCAAATGAGCGCTATGGGTATGGGCATGAGTCCCATGAGTCTCCACCCACATACCCTCCACCATCACGGTCACTATGGCATCACACCACCGCCCCCCTCGACACCTGGGCAGCATCTACTGGGTACCCAAGTGAATCAACCGGCTGCCTCAGCGGGTGCCCTCATCTGA
- the LOC129788521 gene encoding 2-oxo-4-hydroxy-4-carboxy-5-ureidoimidazoline decarboxylase-like: MKFYLEEINRLKKADFEEVFKNVVECCPEISQTVSSMLPFPTFSALLNAFMETLDKMDHIKKLKIIKLHPHLVPEINKNPLTDESASEQSTIGLNRITNEEKRIILKEQIEAYWEKFNFPFVICVRECKTIDDIIESVRERLSRTPDEEIRVAFEHVKKITSFRISDMVSH; this comes from the exons ATGAAGTTCTATCTGGAGGAGATTAATCGTCTTAAGAAGGCGGATTTTGAAGAAGTTTTCAAAAATGTCGTTGAGTGTTGTCCTGAAATTTCTCAAACTGTGTCCAGCATGCTTCCATTCCCAACATTTTCAGCATTACTCAATGCTTTCATGGAGACTCTCGATAAAATGGATCACATAA aaaagttgaaaattatcaaattacaCCCACATTTGGTGCCTGAAATTAACAAGAATCCCCTTACGGATGAATCAGCGTCGGAACAGTCAACAATTGGTCTCAATCGCATCACAAATGAGGAGAAGCGGATCATCTTGAAAGAACAAATTGAAGCTTATTGGGAGAAATTTAACTTTCCCTTCGTGATCTGCGTGAGGGAGTGCAAGACCATTGATGATATCATTGAATCTGTCCGCGAACGACTATCCAGGACACCCGATGAGGAGATAAGGGTGGCATTTGAGCACGTGAAGAAAATAACATCATTCCGAATCTCTGACATGGTATCACACTGA
- the LOC129788513 gene encoding protein SDA1 homolog: MGKSAHLVINLPQLQNLIKKDSASYRDDFVQQYSHFESTLDIFKYSPDQPSKTLEESVMFVAQVAQLYPDICKNFPQQLIDILQTFSINLDPTVRDALCKALILMRNKNLIPALQLLELFFQLLRCPDKHFREFVRNHIITDIKNINAKGKDMKVNSTLQNFMYTMLNDSNPKCSKMSVDIMIELYKKNVWNDAKTVNVIATVGCFAKVTKVLVASLKFFLGTNEQATENDSDSDEAEPDLRNALMVNKVNKKTKKRKRQLEAAKKQYAKAKKKKTVAPSFHFSALHLIHNPQGMAENLFKQLESSNERAELKLLHLDVISRLIGVHELFIFKFYPYITRFFKPHQAHVTRILQFAAQASHELIPADVLEPVLKTIVNEFVSERNSSDVMAVGLNAIREICARCPLAMNEDMLSDLVMYKTYKQKSVMMAARSLIMLYRDRIPHLLHKKERGRPTEAVQEQRAKEYGEVVPMDTIPGADILVQPSKKAKMEEDSDSDGWEDDDDDDDDDDSSDGEWVNVSHDEDSNDADDTEDQPQINEEEEEDAPIDPKEAAKELLLTKILTDEDFRAIEVHNAKKHVTSARGSRKNAPTPAQEKSELVNLDAIEMIYKKRRSDKESRLASVQAGRVDRVKYGYKDNRKNIHCSRTNREKKKNKNFLMMRHKARSKVKKSFRDKQIALRNHLTKQKKMK, encoded by the exons ATGGGGAAAAGTGCACATTTAGTGATTAATTTGCCTCAACTACAAAACTTGATAAAGAAAGATTCTGCATCGTACAGAGATGACTTTGTGCAGCAATATTCTCACTTTGAGAGTACGTTGGATATTTTCAAGTACTCTCCGGATCAGCCAAGCAAAACTCTGGAGGAATCCGTGATGTTTGTAGCCCAG gtGGCTCAACTCTATCCGGACATATGCAAGAACTTCCCGCAGCAATTGATTGATATCCTTCAGACTTTTTCCATCAATCTTGATCCTACTGTGCGGGATGCTCTGTGCAAGGCACTAATCttgatgagaaataaaaatttgattccTGCCCTACAACTCCTGGAGCTCTTCTTTCAACTTTTGCGATGTCCAGATAAGCACTTCCGGGAATTCGTAAGGAATCACATTATAACGGACATTAAGAATATCAATGCAAAAGGTAAGGATATGAAAGTTAATTCAACACTGCAGAACTTTATGTACACCATGCTCAATGATTCCAATCCAAAATGCTCAAAAATGTCTGTGGACATCATGATTGAGCTGTACAAGAAGAATGTCTGGAATGATGCGAAGACAGTTAATGTAATTGCCACAGTGGGATGTTTTGCTAAAGTAACAAAAGTCCTCGTGGCATCACTCAAATTCTTCCTTGGAACCAATGAGCAGGCCACAGAGAATGATTCAGACAGTGATGAAGCTGAACCCGATCTCCGGAATGCTCTGATGGTCAATAAGGTGAAtaagaagacaaaaaagagaaaaaggcaACTTGAAGCAGCAAAGAAGCAGTATGCTAaggcgaagaagaagaaaactgtTGCTCCATCCTTTCACTTCTCAGCCCTTCATCTTATCCACAATCCTCAGGGTATGGCGGAGAATCTCTTCAAGCAACTTGAGAGCTCAAATGAACGTGCTGAACTTAAGCTCTTGCACCTTGATGTTATTTCTCGTCTCATTGGTGTGCATGAGTTgttcattttcaaattttatcccTACATTACGCGCTTCTTTAAGCCCCATCAAGCACATGTTACGCGAATCCTTCAATTTGCTGCCCAAGCATCGCATGAACTTATTCCCGCGGATGTTTTAGAGCCGGTTTTGAAGACAATTGTCAATGAATTTGTCAGCGAACGCAATTCAAGCGATGTTATGGCCGTTGGGCTTAATGCAATTCGTGAGATTTGTGCAAGATGCCCCTTGGCTATGAATGAGGACATGCTGAGTGATTTGGTGATGTATAAGACGTACAAACAGAAATCCGTTATGATGGCTGCAAGATCACTCATTATGCTCTATCGCGATCGAATTCCACATCTTCTGCATAAGAAGGAGAGAGGGCGGCCAACGGAAGCAGTCCAGGAGCAACGCGCCAAGGAATATGGAGAAGTTGTGCCAATGGATACAATTCCCGGAGCTGATATTCTCGTTCAGCCAAGTAAGAAGGCAAAAATGGAAGAAGATTCTGATTCTGATGGATGGGAagatgacgatgatgatgacgACGACGATGATTCGAGTGATGGAGAATGGGTAAATGTGAGTCATGATGAAGATTCCAATGATGCAGATGACACAGAAGATCAACCACAAATTAatgaagaagaggaagaagatgCACCGATTGATCCCAAAGAAGCCGCCAAGGAGCTTCTTTTAACGAAAATTCTCACAGATGAAGACTTCCGGGCCATTGAGGTGCACAATGCCAAGAAGCACGTGACAAGTGCACGTGGTTCACGTAAAAATGCCCCAACACCTGCCCAGGAGAAGTCGGAGCTGGTAAATCTCGATGCAATTGAGATGATTTACAAGAAAAGGCGAAGCGACAAGGAATCCCGTCTTGCGAGCGTTCAAGCGGGTCGTGTGGATCGTGTCAAGTACGGGTACAAGGATAACAGGAAGAATATCCATTGCTCACGTACCAAcagggagaagaagaagaacaagAACTTCCTCATGATGCGCCACAAAGCAAGGTCAAAGGTGAAGAAGAGTTTTCGCGATAAGCAAATTGCATTGCGGAATCATCTAACTaaacagaagaaaatgaagtga